The stretch of DNA CTGAGTTATTTAGACCAGAAGAAAAGGAGATGATTCGTGGTGTTCTCGATTTAGCTGATCGTCCTGTTCGCTCTATCATGTCGCCTCGAAATGAGATTGAGTGGTTAGATTTAAATGCTGATGAAAATGAAATGCGTGAAGAATTACAAAAGGTTAAACATAGCCGCTTAATTCTTGCGCGTGAAAAAGTGGATGAATTTGTTGGCGTCGCGTTAACAAAAGATCTTCTTTTGAATTTGGCTGAGGGTAAAAAGATTAATTGGAAAAAAGCGATGCGAGAACCCCTTGTTGTTCATGAAAACACAAGTGTTTTACGATTGATGGAGCAATTACGTCATTCTTCGATTCAGCTTGCAATTATTGTTGATGAGCACGGATCTTTTGAAGGGATTGCAACACCAACCGATATTCTTGAAGCTATTGCAGGAGACTTTCCTGATGATGATGAAGAGCTCATGATCGCAGAACAACTTGAAAATGGCAGCCTTCTTGTCGAGGGATATGCTGATATCCGCCGTTTAAGCGGTTATCTTGGGCGTAATCTTGTTGATGAAGCAGATCGTTATACGACTCTGGCAGGCTTTATGCTTTGGCAGTTTGGTCATTTGCCAAATGAGGGAGAAAGTTTTGAAACGGATGGTTTATGCTTTAAAGTAATTGAAATGGAACGCCGAAACATATCTAAAATCCTTATTTCTCCACTTGTTTTACCAGAAAAAAGCTGATTCTTTTGATCTATAAAGTAAGTAAAAAGTTTTCACTGATGATTTGCGAAGATCACTAAAAGAGAAAATGTGCAAAATTATTTATCAATGGTTATTAATCTTAAAAAAGAATGACTTTATACAATATAATGATTCATAATAATTATTTATCGTTTTTTTCATTAAAAGACTCTGTCACTTTCACATCAAAAAAGCAGCTTTCAAAGGTCAGATTGCCGTGTTAGGATAGGCGATTACTGATAAGTTCACTTAACTGATGAAAACGGCTTTGAGCTCTACCCTGAGATCGTTTTGAAAAGAAACTTAGAGAGTATATTGCTCGATGAATTGGAAATGTACCATTCAGCATCTGCAATTTCATCAATAAATGATGAAAAAAGCTTTAGAGATTTGATGGTTATCGATTACAGAGAAATAACTACAATGAAAATCGCTATAACCGATAGAATAACTGAAATAAGTGAGTTTGACAAACCTCTGACTGACTTGGGTGCTTAATTTTATTTCTTCAACTCTTAAAATGAAGACAACTTTCCTGATGAAATTCTGGAAAAATTGATGTCTTATTAATCTGGCATGCAAAAATAACAGAGAAAACAGCCAAGAAATTGCATAAATGTAAAATAGCAGGACGATTTGGTATCGGTTGTGAACAATTAGATTAAGAAGAGCTAAGAAAACACGGTGTTGAATTTGCTAACACCCTTCTTCTTGTATAGACGAAACCGCCGACGATTTAGCAAAAAATATGATAAAACATCGTAAGAAAACAATCTTAAAATATGCCGTCTCAAACATAAAACCATTGAGTTGGCTGTGTTCGGGAAAATAGGAAAAGAAACGCTAAAACGTTAAGACTTTTTAGATTCAAAATTCTTGTCTATGACCCATAAAGATGAAGATCTCGCTAAATCACTCAACGTCAAAACTTTTAAAAGATAGAAATGCACGTCTAGAATAATCTGATATGGTATCACTACACCTCCCTCTTACCAACAAAACATATGGGAATATTTCATTCAAAATGCCTCCAAAAGAGTAGAAAAAAAGCTATCTTTGTGAACCTCAAAAGGATAAAATATTCAGCGATTTTGATTGCTTAGAAAGCATCTAAGCGAAAATCCTAAGTTCCACGCATTCCCTGATATTTTCCCCATAGAACCACCCAATAGCCCCCTCTCATTAAAGCTTAGAGAAACGATACTTTCTGGTTATCTTCAAGATTGGTCATTAATCCATATAATACATATTTTTTTTAAAATCACACATATCGATATAAGAAAAAATATTGTTTCCCTAGTGATATCTTTTTTATATAAAAGGAAAAGAAAAACTTGGAGGTTTCCTATGATTAATAATATTTACTGTGTCGGACTCAATTATATTGAACATGTTCATGAAATGGGGAATGTTGTTGAAGATGAACCTGTTATATTTAGCAAACCGAATAGTTCACTCATCTTAGGAAATCAAATTGATCTTCCTGATTTTTCCAAAGAAATACATTTCGAAACTGAGATTGTGCTCAGAATCTCAAAGGATACCTTTATGGTCAATGAAAGAGAAGCTGAAGAATGTTATGATGCTGTAGCGGTAGGTCTTGATCTAACAGCAAGAGATTTGCAAACAAAATTAAAAGAAAAAAAGCTTCCTTGGCTTTTGTCTAAAGGTTTTAAAGGAGCCGCGTACG from Bartonella tribocorum CIP 105476 encodes:
- a CDS encoding fumarylacetoacetate hydrolase family protein gives rise to the protein MINNIYCVGLNYIEHVHEMGNVVEDEPVIFSKPNSSLILGNQIDLPDFSKEIHFETEIVLRISKDTFMVNEREAEECYDAVAVGLDLTARDLQTKLKEKKLPWLLSKGFKGAAYVSDFINKEKIKAPITFTMKLNNEIRQVGNTKNMIFSFEKIISFLSHYIQLRRGDIIYTGTPQGVGKLSKFDRIELYLEDQLISELKVK